A DNA window from Paraburkholderia sp. IMGN_8 contains the following coding sequences:
- the cysS gene encoding cysteine--tRNA ligase: MPLALYDTWSRTLRAFTPINPDYVGMYCCGPTVYDHAHIGNLRTYVFEDVLRRVLALNGHTVRHVVNITDVGHLVSDADEGEDKMEKGSRRTGESAWAIAERYTAAFMGDWQALNLLEPAVWCRATDHIAEQFAFIAELERNGYTYQTSDGVYFDTGKQDDYGFLARLDVAGLQAGKRVAVGEKQRATDFALWKFSPSDATRQMEWDSPWGRGFPGWHIECSAMSAKYLGPWFDIHCGGEDHIAVHHSNEIAQTQARHGTRLANFWMHGHFLMLDAGKMSKSGGDFVRLQTLIDRGIDPLAYRYLCLTAHYRSTLRFNEDALDAAQSALDRLRRTYVQWPEGGSADARFVARFKAEVDQDLNLPRALAVLWELVKSDLPAATQRATVDCFDTVLGLGLADWKADAFAIPADIALLAEQREKARAGKDWGEADRLREALKAAGWHVEDSASGQLLRPLDKAGL; the protein is encoded by the coding sequence ATGCCGCTTGCCCTATACGATACCTGGTCGCGCACCCTACGCGCATTCACGCCGATCAATCCGGATTACGTGGGCATGTATTGCTGCGGCCCGACGGTATACGACCACGCGCATATCGGCAATCTTCGGACCTATGTGTTCGAAGACGTGCTTCGGCGCGTGTTGGCGCTGAACGGCCACACCGTGCGGCACGTCGTCAATATCACCGACGTCGGTCATCTCGTCTCCGATGCAGACGAAGGCGAAGACAAAATGGAGAAGGGCAGCCGGCGCACCGGCGAATCGGCATGGGCGATCGCCGAGCGATATACCGCGGCCTTTATGGGCGACTGGCAAGCGTTGAATCTGCTGGAGCCTGCCGTCTGGTGCCGCGCGACGGATCACATTGCCGAGCAGTTCGCTTTTATCGCCGAGCTCGAACGCAACGGCTACACGTATCAGACTTCCGATGGCGTCTATTTCGACACCGGCAAACAGGACGACTACGGTTTTCTTGCGCGTCTCGATGTTGCGGGTTTGCAGGCCGGCAAGCGTGTTGCGGTAGGAGAAAAGCAGCGCGCTACGGACTTCGCGCTTTGGAAGTTCAGTCCATCCGATGCGACGCGCCAAATGGAGTGGGACAGTCCTTGGGGCCGCGGTTTTCCGGGTTGGCATATCGAGTGCTCGGCGATGTCGGCGAAATACCTTGGCCCATGGTTCGATATTCATTGCGGCGGTGAAGATCATATCGCCGTGCATCACAGTAATGAAATTGCGCAGACACAGGCGCGTCACGGCACACGTCTGGCGAACTTCTGGATGCATGGCCATTTCCTTATGCTCGACGCCGGCAAGATGTCGAAGTCCGGTGGCGATTTTGTGCGCTTGCAGACGTTGATCGACCGCGGCATCGATCCGCTGGCGTATCGCTATTTATGCCTGACGGCACACTACCGGAGTACTTTGCGTTTTAATGAGGACGCGCTCGATGCCGCGCAATCCGCGTTGGACCGCTTGCGTAGAACCTACGTGCAATGGCCGGAAGGCGGTTCGGCCGATGCGCGTTTCGTGGCCCGTTTCAAGGCCGAGGTCGATCAGGATCTGAACTTGCCGCGCGCGCTTGCGGTGCTGTGGGAACTCGTCAAGAGCGATCTGCCGGCGGCGACACAACGGGCGACTGTCGATTGCTTCGATACTGTGCTGGGATTAGGGCTCGCGGACTGGAAGGCGGATGCGTTTGCCATTCCCGCGGATATCGCGCTTCTGGCCGAACAGCGTGAGAAGGCTCGGGCCGGCAAGGACTGGGGCGAAGCCGACCGTCTGCGCGAAGCGTTGAAAGCGGCTGGGTGGCATGTCGAAGACAGCGCGAGCGGGCAGTTGTTGCGTCCCCTCGATAAAGCCGGGTTGTGA
- the cyoD gene encoding cytochrome o ubiquinol oxidase subunit IV, whose protein sequence is MGHSESVHTVHAGHDGEAHGTARGYMIGFVLAVLLTAASFGIVMTGALQGHQALLAIAGLALVQIIVHLVFFLHMNTSSAQRWNVTAFAFTALTALILIGGSLWVMHNVSMMMMSR, encoded by the coding sequence ATGGGCCACAGCGAAAGCGTTCACACTGTCCACGCGGGACACGACGGCGAAGCGCACGGTACCGCCCGCGGCTACATGATCGGTTTCGTCCTCGCCGTGTTGTTGACGGCCGCGTCGTTCGGAATTGTCATGACCGGCGCTTTGCAAGGACACCAGGCATTGCTTGCCATCGCCGGTCTTGCACTGGTGCAGATCATCGTGCACTTGGTATTTTTCCTGCATATGAACACGTCGTCGGCACAACGCTGGAACGTGACGGCGTTTGCGTTCACCGCGCTGACCGCGCTGATCCTGATCGGCGGGTCATTGTGGGTCATGCACAACGTCAGCATGATGATGATGTCCCGCTAG
- the cyoC gene encoding cytochrome o ubiquinol oxidase subunit III: protein MLQKTITAQPQLAPDHVPSHSVFGFWLYLMTDCIVFAALFAVFAVMSGQFAGGPSGKDLFDIHGVAVETAVLLVSSITYGFAMLGAYKGKKGVLLFWLAVTFVLGGTFLTMELREFAGLIAEGAGPGRSAFLSSFFTLVGTHGLHVASGMLWMIVLAVQVIGCREIGERELRRLTCLSLFWHFLDIVWIGVFTFVYLGSVI, encoded by the coding sequence ATGTTGCAGAAAACCATAACGGCGCAGCCGCAGCTTGCGCCGGACCATGTGCCGTCGCATTCGGTGTTCGGATTCTGGTTGTACCTAATGACCGACTGCATCGTCTTCGCTGCGCTATTTGCGGTGTTCGCGGTGATGAGCGGCCAGTTCGCAGGCGGTCCGAGCGGCAAGGATCTGTTCGACATCCACGGCGTAGCCGTGGAAACCGCGGTGCTGCTAGTCAGCAGCATCACATACGGCTTCGCGATGCTGGGCGCCTACAAGGGCAAGAAGGGCGTGTTGCTGTTCTGGCTGGCAGTCACGTTCGTGCTGGGTGGGACGTTCCTGACCATGGAGTTGCGCGAGTTTGCAGGTCTCATCGCCGAAGGCGCAGGCCCTGGCCGCAGTGCGTTCCTCTCGTCGTTTTTTACGCTGGTCGGCACGCACGGCTTGCACGTCGCATCCGGCATGTTGTGGATGATCGTGCTGGCCGTTCAGGTGATCGGCTGTCGCGAGATCGGCGAACGCGAACTGAGGCGCCTGACCTGCCTGAGTTTGTTCTGGCACTTCCTTGACATCGTGTGGATCGGTGTCTTCACCTTTGTCTATCTTGGGAGCGTGATTTAA
- the cyoB gene encoding cytochrome o ubiquinol oxidase subunit I, protein MFGKLTLDAVPYHEPIIMGAAVFMALCVVAILGGVTYFGKWRYLWTEWLTSVDHKKIGVMYIIVAIIMLLRGFSDAVMMRLQLALAYINPGYLPPHHYDQVFTAHGVIMIFFMAMAFMIGLMNIIVPLQIGARDVAYPFINSLSFWLTAISAILVNISLVVGEFAQTGWLAYPPLSELQFSPGVGVDYYLWSLELSGIGTLLTAINFFVTIVKMRAPGMTFMKMPVFTWTSLCSNVLIMASFPILTVTLTLLCLDRYLGMHFFTNDAGGNAMLYLNLIWAWGHPEVYILVLPAFGIYSEVIATFAKKPLFGYKTMVYATCAIMVLSFLVWLHHFFTMGSGANVNAFFGIVTMIIAIPTGVKIFNWLFTMYKGRIEFTAPVLWTIGFMVTFTIGGMTGVMVAIPGADFVLHNSLFLIAHFHNAIIGGVVFGYLAGLQYWFPKAFGFKLNDKLGKCAFWCWIIGFYVAFMPLYVLGFMGMTRRLNHYDNPAWHPWLVLAAVGAAIIALGVVFQVVQLVVSIRNRHHPDYRDVTGDPWGGRTLEWATSSPPPVYNFAELPQVRELDAWADMKARAANTPISKEAKPTYRDIHMPSNTSAGLIVSLFLLAFGFAAVWHIWWLAIVGLVGAIGTVIARSFARDVDYYIPADTVELTEERGAAGAMTAMEAH, encoded by the coding sequence ATGTTCGGCAAACTTACTCTCGATGCGGTGCCGTATCATGAACCGATCATCATGGGCGCCGCTGTATTTATGGCGCTTTGCGTGGTCGCGATTCTCGGTGGGGTCACCTATTTCGGCAAATGGCGTTACCTGTGGACGGAATGGCTGACGTCGGTCGACCATAAGAAGATCGGCGTGATGTACATCATCGTCGCGATCATCATGCTGCTGCGGGGTTTTTCCGACGCGGTCATGATGCGTCTGCAGCTTGCGCTCGCCTATATCAATCCTGGCTATCTGCCACCACATCACTACGACCAGGTGTTCACCGCACACGGCGTCATCATGATTTTCTTCATGGCCATGGCGTTCATGATCGGTTTGATGAACATTATCGTGCCGCTGCAGATCGGCGCACGGGACGTGGCTTATCCGTTCATCAATTCGCTGAGCTTCTGGCTGACGGCGATCAGTGCAATCCTCGTCAACATTTCGCTGGTGGTGGGTGAATTCGCGCAGACCGGCTGGCTTGCGTATCCGCCGCTGTCGGAGTTGCAGTTCAGTCCGGGTGTGGGGGTCGATTACTATCTGTGGAGTCTGGAGTTATCCGGTATTGGCACGTTGCTGACCGCGATCAATTTCTTCGTCACGATCGTCAAGATGCGCGCGCCTGGCATGACCTTCATGAAGATGCCGGTGTTCACGTGGACCTCGCTGTGCAGCAACGTGCTTATCATGGCATCGTTTCCGATCCTGACCGTCACGCTGACACTGCTGTGTCTGGACCGTTACCTCGGTATGCATTTCTTCACGAATGACGCCGGCGGCAATGCGATGCTGTATCTGAACCTGATCTGGGCATGGGGCCACCCCGAGGTGTATATCCTCGTGTTGCCTGCGTTCGGTATCTACTCGGAAGTGATCGCAACCTTCGCGAAGAAACCGTTGTTCGGCTACAAGACGATGGTTTACGCGACCTGCGCGATCATGGTGCTGTCGTTCCTCGTATGGCTGCATCACTTCTTCACGATGGGCTCCGGCGCGAACGTCAACGCGTTCTTCGGCATCGTGACGATGATCATCGCGATTCCAACCGGCGTGAAAATCTTCAACTGGTTGTTCACCATGTACAAGGGGCGCATTGAATTCACTGCGCCGGTGCTGTGGACGATCGGTTTCATGGTGACTTTCACGATTGGCGGCATGACCGGAGTGATGGTGGCGATACCGGGCGCGGACTTTGTGCTGCACAACAGTCTGTTCCTGATCGCTCACTTCCACAACGCGATTATCGGCGGGGTGGTGTTCGGTTATCTCGCGGGACTGCAGTACTGGTTCCCGAAGGCGTTCGGCTTCAAGCTGAACGACAAGCTTGGAAAATGCGCGTTCTGGTGCTGGATCATCGGCTTCTATGTTGCGTTCATGCCGCTATACGTGCTGGGCTTCATGGGCATGACTCGCCGCCTGAATCACTACGACAACCCTGCGTGGCACCCGTGGCTGGTGCTTGCCGCAGTTGGCGCGGCCATCATTGCGCTGGGCGTAGTGTTTCAGGTCGTGCAACTGGTGGTCAGTATCCGCAACCGCCATCACCCGGATTATCGCGATGTCACGGGCGATCCATGGGGCGGCCGCACACTCGAGTGGGCGACTAGTTCGCCGCCGCCGGTCTACAACTTCGCGGAGTTGCCGCAGGTACGCGAGCTTGACGCATGGGCTGATATGAAGGCGCGTGCGGCAAACACGCCAATCTCGAAGGAGGCTAAGCCAACCTACCGCGACATCCATATGCCGTCCAATACGAGCGCTGGCCTGATCGTGTCGCTCTTCCTGCTCGCGTTCGGTTTTGCCGCGGTGTGGCATATCTGGTGGCTTGCCATCGTCGGACTGGTCGGGGCGATCGGTACGGTGATCGCTCGCAGTTTCGCCCGTGATGTTGATTACTACATCCCGGCGGATACCGTTGAATTGACCGAAGAGCGCGGCGCCGCCGGTGCGATGACCGCCATGGAGGCACACTGA
- the cyoA gene encoding ubiquinol oxidase subunit II, giving the protein MKAQTLRGSMSFVSTGLVLLLSGCSNLDILNPKGSVGLAERDLIATSVWAMLIVVVPVIVLTLLFAWRYRASNKAAEYRPTWVHSTGIEIVIWTIPALIILFLAVLTWKTTHELDPYRPLESQVKPIDVEVVALDWKWLFIYPDLGIASVNQVAFPVGTPVNFRITSDSVMNSFFIPQLGGQIYAMAGMQTKLHLVADEAGDYAGMSANYSGKGFSDMKFRALATSPEQFSAWVEKVRSSSDRLDMDRYHAVSQPGEKAPVAYFSSVDPKLFHNIIARYNNGHVLDDLKNSNCGPNGTKG; this is encoded by the coding sequence ATGAAAGCACAGACTCTGCGAGGGTCGATGAGTTTCGTCTCCACGGGCCTCGTGTTGCTGCTTTCGGGTTGCAGCAACCTCGATATTCTGAATCCGAAGGGGAGCGTGGGGCTGGCGGAGCGTGATCTGATCGCCACGTCTGTCTGGGCCATGCTGATCGTGGTCGTTCCGGTCATTGTGCTCACGCTGCTGTTCGCGTGGCGTTATCGCGCTTCGAACAAAGCGGCCGAATATCGGCCCACATGGGTGCACTCCACCGGCATCGAAATCGTCATCTGGACGATCCCCGCTCTGATCATTTTGTTTCTCGCGGTGCTGACGTGGAAAACCACGCATGAGCTCGATCCTTACCGTCCGCTCGAGTCACAGGTGAAGCCGATTGACGTCGAGGTCGTGGCGCTCGACTGGAAGTGGCTCTTCATTTATCCGGACCTCGGCATTGCGTCGGTCAATCAGGTTGCCTTCCCGGTCGGCACGCCTGTCAACTTCCGTATCACGTCCGACTCGGTAATGAATTCTTTCTTCATTCCGCAACTCGGCGGGCAGATCTACGCGATGGCCGGCATGCAGACGAAACTGCATCTGGTCGCTGACGAAGCTGGCGATTACGCGGGCATGTCGGCTAATTACAGCGGCAAGGGATTTTCGGACATGAAGTTCCGCGCGCTCGCCACGTCGCCTGAACAGTTCAGCGCGTGGGTCGAAAAGGTCCGCTCGTCTTCGGACCGCCTCGATATGGATCGTTACCACGCGGTGTCGCAACCGGGAGAAAAAGCGCCGGTTGCGTACTTCTCGTCAGTCGATCCGAAGCTTTTCCATAACATCATCGCCCGCTACAACAACGGCCACGTGCTCGACGATCTGAAGAACAGCAACTGTGGTCCTAACGGGACAAAGGGGTAA
- a CDS encoding NADH-quinone oxidoreductase subunit M codes for MPLPPLLSLLIWIPIFAGLMVLRAGSDRALGRTRLLALAGAVAGFLPVIPLVANFRNDVTTMQFVENVKWSPTFDIAWHVGVDGISLWLVALTALTTIIIVVASWESITERTAQYFGAFLMLSGFMQGVFTSLDGMLFFISFEATLIPLYLLIGTWGHSNRSYAAVKFFFVSFLGSLMMLMSMLYLYSQTHSFDLAQWRETHLGTMPQVLIFLGFLAAFGVKVPMWPLHTWLPDVHLDGPTGAAVMIGMLKLGGYGLLRFALPIAPQASHFFAPMMITLSLVAVIYSSLLALVQSDMRRLLAYSTVAHMGLVTLGLFVFNRIGQAGAIVQMLSYGVVSGAMLLCTGMLYDRTQTASISEYGGVANTMPKFAAFVMLFSMANIGLPGTSGFVGEFMVLMGTIRFNFWIGAIAASTLILSAAYTLWMYKRVIFGAIANARVAKLKDLGKREFVLLGAMALLVLAIGLDPKPFTDAIDPSVGTLLAQSERSTAHPSESTPADGGDHLQAAAPTVAAAARSPG; via the coding sequence ATGCCATTGCCTCCGCTTCTTAGCCTTCTAATCTGGATCCCTATTTTTGCCGGCCTGATGGTGTTGCGTGCCGGATCAGACCGGGCGCTCGGCCGTACTCGATTGCTCGCGCTTGCAGGCGCGGTAGCGGGCTTCCTGCCGGTCATTCCGCTCGTCGCCAACTTTCGCAATGACGTGACGACCATGCAGTTCGTCGAGAACGTCAAATGGTCGCCGACGTTCGACATCGCGTGGCATGTGGGGGTGGATGGCATTTCGCTGTGGCTGGTCGCGTTGACCGCGCTCACTACGATCATCATCGTGGTCGCCTCGTGGGAGTCGATTACCGAGCGCACCGCGCAGTACTTCGGCGCGTTTCTGATGTTGTCGGGTTTCATGCAAGGCGTCTTCACTTCGCTCGACGGCATGCTGTTCTTCATTTCGTTCGAAGCGACGCTGATTCCGCTTTACCTGCTGATCGGCACGTGGGGTCACTCGAACCGCTCGTATGCGGCGGTCAAGTTCTTCTTCGTCTCGTTCCTCGGCTCGCTGATGATGCTGATGTCGATGCTGTATCTGTACAGCCAGACGCACAGCTTCGATCTCGCGCAATGGCGTGAAACGCATCTCGGCACCATGCCGCAGGTATTGATTTTCCTCGGCTTCCTCGCGGCCTTTGGTGTGAAGGTGCCGATGTGGCCGTTGCATACGTGGCTGCCGGATGTCCACCTTGACGGACCGACCGGCGCCGCCGTGATGATCGGTATGCTCAAGCTCGGCGGCTATGGTCTGCTGCGCTTTGCGCTGCCGATCGCGCCGCAGGCGAGTCACTTCTTTGCGCCGATGATGATCACGCTGTCGCTGGTCGCGGTGATCTACTCGAGTCTGCTGGCACTCGTGCAGAGCGATATGCGCCGCTTGCTCGCGTATTCGACGGTCGCGCACATGGGTCTCGTCACGCTCGGCCTGTTCGTCTTCAATCGTATCGGCCAGGCTGGCGCGATCGTGCAGATGCTGTCGTACGGCGTAGTGTCGGGCGCGATGCTGCTGTGCACGGGCATGCTCTACGATCGCACGCAAACCGCCTCGATCTCCGAGTACGGCGGTGTTGCCAACACCATGCCGAAGTTCGCTGCCTTCGTGATGCTGTTCTCGATGGCGAATATCGGCTTGCCAGGTACGTCGGGTTTCGTCGGCGAGTTCATGGTGCTGATGGGCACGATCCGCTTCAATTTCTGGATCGGCGCAATCGCGGCCTCGACACTGATTCTGAGCGCGGCGTACACGCTCTGGATGTACAAGCGCGTGATCTTCGGCGCGATTGCCAATGCACGCGTCGCGAAGCTGAAGGATCTCGGCAAACGTGAGTTCGTTTTGCTCGGCGCAATGGCATTGCTGGTGCTGGCGATCGGTCTCGATCCTAAGCCGTTCACCGATGCGATCGATCCGTCGGTCGGCACGCTGCTCGCGCAATCGGAGCGCAGCACCGCGCATCCTTCGGAGTCCACACCGGCAGACGGTGGCGATCATTTGCAGGCGGCCGCACCCACTGTCGCCGCCGCGGCCCGTTCGCCGGGCTGA
- a CDS encoding ABC transporter ATP-binding protein, whose protein sequence is MVLRDEGVVPALECRGLSKTYGAGRIVLAHLDFTLEPGEFVAIMGDSGVGKSTLLNLIAGLDSADSGDVVIDGSVVSRLDDNAATRLRRQKLGFVFQAFHVLPHLTLAQNVALPLLLNELPTAGALDMLAAVGLGGRGDDFPRQLSGGELQRVAIARALVHRPTLILADEPTGNLDPDTAHEVLGLFRAESKASGAATIMVTHSEAAAAIADRILILSDGGLHPSGHAARSDSPSTARSADDAR, encoded by the coding sequence ATGGTGCTTCGTGATGAAGGTGTCGTTCCCGCGCTCGAGTGCCGCGGGCTGAGTAAAACGTATGGCGCCGGCCGCATCGTGCTTGCGCACCTCGATTTCACGCTGGAGCCGGGTGAATTCGTCGCGATCATGGGCGACTCGGGTGTCGGCAAATCGACGCTGCTGAATCTGATCGCGGGCCTCGACAGCGCGGATAGCGGCGATGTGGTTATCGACGGCAGCGTGGTCTCCCGTCTCGATGACAACGCGGCGACGCGGCTGCGCCGGCAAAAACTCGGCTTTGTGTTCCAGGCATTTCACGTGCTGCCGCATCTGACGCTCGCGCAGAATGTGGCCTTGCCTCTGCTATTGAACGAACTGCCCACGGCCGGCGCGCTCGACATGCTCGCAGCCGTCGGCCTGGGCGGCCGGGGCGACGACTTTCCGCGGCAGTTGTCGGGCGGTGAACTGCAGCGCGTCGCCATCGCTCGGGCGCTGGTGCATCGTCCCACCCTAATCCTCGCCGACGAACCCACCGGCAACCTCGACCCCGATACCGCACACGAGGTGCTCGGTCTGTTCCGTGCGGAAAGCAAGGCAAGCGGCGCGGCCACCATCATGGTCACGCACTCGGAAGCGGCGGCTGCCATTGCCGATCGAATCCTGATTCTGAGCGACGGCGGCTTGCATCCATCCGGACACGCCGCGCGTTCCGATTCGCCATCCACGGCGCGTTCCGCCGATGATGCACGCTGA
- a CDS encoding FtsX-like permease family protein, with protein sequence MHAEPRPLLRMKGHRILARWLLGAEWRSHRGRALVAIATIALGVALGYAVQLINSAAFNEFSAAARSLSGQADLQVRGAQPAFDESIYPRLADEPGVALASPVLALDITVPNQSAPLPALGIDIFKASRIAPDLIGVPSPDHPYDTLAADTMFLSSAAQQWLKVKIGDYVSLRSGTAIVRLRVAGGLVRTRPGQRLAVMDIATAQWKFGNVGKLSRIDLQLERGVDRERFKRDLQARLGSQWVISETRDAESRTDRLSRAYRINMNVLALVALFTGAFLVFSTQALGVVRRRAQFAMLRVLGLTRGQLLRQILMEGALLGLLGSLLGLALGYAMASVALRFFGSDLGGGYFPGVQPQVGFEPLASALFLTLGIAVSLLGSLAPALEAARARPAAALKAGAEEGALARLATPWPALACLFVAAVLTQLPPWFDAPVGGYLAVAFLLIGGIALMPRVTASIFGAASRALGARVRAGAAATLALTRLANAPGHASIAMGGVLSSFALIVAMAIMVASFRVSVEDWLSHLLFADLYVRVAPNGDTGGLRPDEQTLLAAVPGIKSAAFARTSHLTLDPARPDIAVLAREIDAADPGANLQMTGAVLPPSALHEGETPVWVSEAMVDLYGYKFGQRVQLPLGERGHEFVVAGIWRDYVRQTGAIQIRLADYRRLTADNRATDVAVTVQPGTRVERVIAGLRALPFGASMDLSQPGEIRARTLVIFDRSFAVTYLLEAVAIVIGLFGVAATFSAQTLARAREFGMLRHVGVTRSQILAILALEGGMLTACGIAMGFVLGFAISLILVFVVNPQSFHWSMSLHVPWTVLGTVALVMLASSCSTAVIAGRGAVSVDAVRAVKEDW encoded by the coding sequence ATGCACGCTGAGCCACGGCCACTGCTGCGCATGAAAGGCCATCGCATCCTCGCGCGCTGGCTGCTTGGCGCTGAATGGCGCAGCCATCGCGGGCGCGCCTTGGTCGCCATCGCGACGATCGCGCTCGGCGTCGCCCTCGGTTATGCAGTTCAACTGATCAACAGCGCGGCCTTCAACGAATTCTCCGCGGCGGCTCGCAGTCTGTCAGGCCAAGCCGATCTGCAAGTGCGCGGCGCGCAACCTGCCTTCGACGAATCGATCTATCCGCGTTTGGCAGACGAGCCGGGGGTGGCGCTGGCCAGTCCCGTCCTCGCGCTCGACATCACCGTGCCGAATCAGAGTGCCCCGCTGCCCGCACTCGGCATCGACATCTTCAAGGCAAGCCGCATTGCACCCGACCTGATCGGCGTGCCATCGCCGGATCATCCGTACGATACGCTCGCTGCCGACACGATGTTTCTCTCGTCGGCGGCACAACAATGGTTGAAGGTGAAAATCGGCGACTACGTGTCGCTGCGCAGCGGCACGGCGATCGTGCGCTTACGCGTGGCCGGCGGCCTTGTGCGAACGCGACCGGGCCAGCGGCTCGCGGTAATGGATATCGCCACCGCTCAATGGAAGTTCGGCAACGTGGGTAAGCTCTCGCGCATCGACTTGCAACTCGAGCGCGGCGTCGATCGAGAGCGCTTCAAGCGTGACCTGCAGGCGCGGCTTGGCAGCCAGTGGGTGATCTCCGAAACGCGCGACGCCGAAAGCCGCACGGACCGTCTGTCGCGCGCTTATCGAATCAATATGAACGTGCTCGCGTTGGTCGCGCTCTTCACCGGTGCGTTCCTGGTGTTTTCGACGCAGGCGCTGGGGGTCGTGCGGCGCCGCGCGCAGTTCGCGATGCTGCGAGTACTCGGACTGACACGCGGCCAATTGTTGCGCCAGATTCTGATGGAAGGCGCGCTGCTCGGCCTGCTAGGTTCGCTGCTTGGACTCGCGCTCGGCTATGCGATGGCAAGCGTCGCGTTGCGTTTTTTCGGCAGCGACCTGGGCGGCGGCTACTTTCCCGGCGTGCAACCGCAAGTCGGCTTCGAACCGCTTGCCAGCGCGCTGTTTCTGACGCTCGGCATTGCCGTGTCGCTACTCGGCAGTCTTGCGCCCGCATTGGAAGCCGCCCGCGCACGGCCGGCGGCGGCGCTCAAGGCGGGCGCCGAAGAAGGCGCATTGGCGCGGCTCGCTACGCCGTGGCCCGCTTTGGCATGCCTTTTTGTTGCCGCCGTCCTCACGCAGTTGCCGCCCTGGTTCGACGCGCCTGTCGGCGGTTATCTCGCCGTGGCGTTCCTGCTGATAGGCGGTATCGCGTTGATGCCGCGCGTCACCGCGTCGATCTTCGGTGCTGCGAGCCGCGCGCTCGGCGCCCGAGTTCGCGCCGGCGCCGCCGCCACGCTGGCGTTGACGCGCCTCGCGAACGCACCGGGTCACGCATCGATTGCAATGGGCGGCGTGTTGTCGAGCTTCGCGCTGATCGTCGCGATGGCGATCATGGTGGCCAGCTTCCGCGTTTCCGTCGAAGACTGGCTGAGCCACCTGCTCTTCGCCGACCTGTACGTTCGCGTGGCGCCAAACGGCGATACCGGCGGCCTGCGCCCCGACGAACAGACGCTGCTGGCAGCTGTGCCTGGCATCAAATCGGCCGCATTTGCCCGTACCTCGCATCTCACCCTCGACCCTGCGCGGCCGGACATTGCCGTGCTCGCACGTGAAATCGATGCCGCCGATCCGGGCGCGAATCTGCAAATGACGGGAGCGGTGCTGCCGCCTTCCGCATTGCATGAGGGCGAGACACCTGTTTGGGTATCCGAAGCAATGGTCGATCTGTACGGTTATAAGTTCGGCCAACGTGTGCAGTTGCCGCTCGGCGAGCGCGGTCATGAGTTTGTGGTGGCCGGCATATGGCGCGATTATGTGCGTCAGACCGGCGCGATCCAGATACGACTTGCCGATTATCGACGCCTGACCGCCGATAACCGTGCGACCGATGTGGCCGTCACCGTTCAGCCGGGAACGCGCGTCGAACGCGTTATCGCGGGGCTGCGTGCGCTACCCTTCGGCGCATCGATGGACCTGTCGCAACCGGGCGAGATTCGCGCGCGCACGCTGGTCATCTTCGATCGGAGTTTCGCGGTGACTTACCTTCTCGAAGCCGTCGCTATCGTGATCGGATTGTTCGGCGTGGCGGCGACGTTTTCTGCGCAGACACTTGCGCGGGCTCGTGAGTTCGGCATGTTGCGGCACGTGGGCGTGACCCGCTCGCAGATCCTTGCGATTCTTGCGCTGGAAGGCGGGATGCTCACCGCTTGCGGCATCGCGATGGGTTTCGTTCTGGGATTCGCAATCAGTCTGATCCTTGTGTTTGTCGTTAATCCACAGTCGTTTCATTGGAGTATGTCGCTGCACGTTCCATGGACGGTGTTGGGCACCGTTGCGCTTGTGATGCTGGCGTCGTCGTGCTCGACGGCGGTGATCGCGGGACGTGGCGCGGTGTCGGTGGATGCGGTGCGCGCCGTGAAGGAGGATTGGTGA